In the genome of Mustelus asterias unplaced genomic scaffold, sMusAst1.hap1.1 HAP1_SCAFFOLD_2347, whole genome shotgun sequence, one region contains:
- the LOC144489602 gene encoding transmembrane protein 151B-like: QQRPLKQSLSGSLCRESHWKCLVLTLLMYGCFGVVTWCHLSKVTRMAFNKPYGGESMIYHESPCSSGYVYIPLAFLTMLYVVYLVECWHSYTKHEMQHKVDVNSVYERVQRLQQATPCIWWKAISYHYIRRTRQVTRYRNGDAYTTTQVYHERVNTHLSESEFDYSQHGVRDISKELLGLCGYPATKLRFTKCFSFASAEAETSYLTQRARFFSENEGLDDYMEAREGMHLKNVDFKEHMVAFSDPKNPPWYVSRYVFWTLSFLVLSWPLRVLAEYRTAYVHYHVEKLFGLEEGPLLTPEEAGPYGRRISRVNTVDMTELEWHIRSNQQLVPSYSEAMLMEASSAAGAYLQRCQRCRRTVSSNSLPSREPATRLPFSRSRFSLGRLQGAGRAYLFRSLSGRFGGGEGGLSVEEPPSYQDAIYFPRLIVHAGSGCRGHRPRQPEGAGPDTLL, from the coding sequence CAGCAGAGGCCCCTGAAGCAGTCCCTGAGTGGCTCGCTGTGCCGGGAGTCCCACTGGAAATGCCTGGTGCTCACCCTCCTGATGTACGGTTGCTTCGGGGTGGTGACCTGGTGCCACCTGTCCAAGGTGACGCGGATGGCCTTCAACAAGCCGTACGGTGGCGAGTCCATGATCTACCATGAGAGCCCGTGCTCCAGCGGCTACGTATACATCCCGCTGGCCTTCCTCACCATGCTCTACGTGGTCTACCTGGTGGAGTGTTGGCACAGCTACACCAAGCACGAGATGCAGCACAAGGTGGACGTCAACAGTGTCTACGAGCGGGTCCAGCGCCTCCAGCAGGCCACCCCCTGCATCTGGTGGAAGGCCATCAGTTACCACTACATCCGGCGCACCCGGCAAGTCACCCGCTACCGCAACGGCGACGCCTACACCACCACCCAGGTCTACCACGAGCGGGTCAACACCCACCTCTCGGAGTCGGAGTTCGACTACTCCCAGCACGGGGTGCGGGACATCTCTAAGGAGCTGCTGGGCCTGTGCGGTTACCCAGCTACCAAGCTTCGCTTCACCAAGTGCTTCAGTTTTGCCAGTGCCGAGGCGGAGACCTCTTACCTGACCCAGCGGGCGCGCTTCTTCAGCGAGAACGAGGGGCTGGACGACTACATGGAGGCGCGGGAGGGCATGCACCTCAAGAATGTGGACTTCAAGGAGCACATGGTGGCTTTCTCGGACCCCAAGAACCCGCCCTGGTACGTCTCCCGCTACGTCTTCTGGACACTCTCCTTCCTGGTGCTGTCCTGGCCTCTCCGGGTGCTGGCGGAGTACCGCACGGCCTACGTCCACTACCACGTGGAGAAGCTCTTCGGCCTGGAGGAgggccccctcctcacccccgagGAGGCCGGGCCCTACGGCCGCCGCATCTCCCGGGTCAACACGGTCGACATGACGGAGCTGGAGTGGCACATCCGCTCCAACCAGCAGCTGGTGCCCAGTTACTCGGAGGCCATGTTGATGGAGGCCTCCTCGGCCGCCGGCGCCTACCTGCAACGCTGCCAGAGGTGCCGACGGACGGTCAGCAGCAACTCGCTGCCCTCCCGCGAGCCCGCCACCCGCCTGCCCTTCAGCCGCAGCCGCTTCAGCCTGGGCAGGCTGCAGGGCGCCGGCCGGGCCTACCTCTTCCGGAGCCTGAGTGGCCGCTTTGGCGGGGGCGAGGGAGGCCTTTCCGTGGAGGAGCCGCCCTCCTACCAGGACGCCATCTACTTCCCCCGCCTCATCGTGCACGCTGGCAGTGGTTGCCGGGGGCATCGGCCCCGGCAACCGGAGGGGGCGGGCCCCGACACGCTGCTGTGA